The following coding sequences are from one Methanococcoides methylutens window:
- a CDS encoding ferredoxin--NADP reductase, protein MEFEAPITEIIKQTHDVKSFRLERPEGFDYKAGQYFFVSIPVNGQIQRKPFTISSSPTEKGFLEFTKKLTGHEFSNELDAMDVGDVVSINGPYGRFTFEGEFEKIALISGGIGITPMISICRYCSDTRSDTDIIILSSNKKAEDIAFRDELEEMDNKNANLKVVHTLTRAEDDWPGCRGRICDTIIMDYIPDFMERVLYVCGPPAMMKATEELLLNMNVPKEQIKKEALVGL, encoded by the coding sequence ATGGAATTTGAAGCACCTATTACTGAAATTATAAAGCAGACGCATGATGTCAAAAGCTTCAGGCTCGAAAGACCTGAAGGTTTCGATTATAAAGCAGGGCAGTATTTTTTTGTAAGCATCCCTGTAAATGGACAGATCCAGCGCAAGCCTTTCACAATATCAAGCAGTCCGACAGAAAAGGGTTTCCTGGAATTCACAAAGAAGCTAACAGGGCATGAGTTCTCTAATGAGCTTGATGCTATGGATGTTGGTGATGTTGTATCTATTAATGGTCCATATGGCAGGTTCACATTCGAAGGTGAGTTCGAAAAGATCGCCCTTATCAGTGGTGGCATTGGTATTACTCCGATGATCAGTATCTGCAGGTATTGCAGTGATACAAGATCGGATACAGATATTATTATTCTGAGTAGCAATAAAAAAGCTGAAGATATTGCATTCAGGGACGAACTGGAGGAAATGGACAATAAAAATGCCAACCTAAAAGTCGTGCATACTCTGACACGTGCAGAAGACGACTGGCCCGGGTGTAGGGGGCGAATCTGTGATACTATTATCATGGATTATATTCCTGATTTCATGGAACGCGTTCTCTATGTTTGTGGTCCTCCGGCGATGATGAAAGCAACGGAAGAATTGCTACTTAATATGAATGTGCCTAAAGAACAGATCAAGAAGGAAGCACTTGTGGGACTCTGA
- the rbr gene encoding rubrerythrin has protein sequence MELKGSKTEKNLLKAFAGESQARNRYTYFASVARKAGYQQISAIFSETADNEKEHAKRLFKFLEGGEVEITASYPAGMISDTRANLESAAQGENYEHTTMYPEFAEVAEKEGFLEIADVFRHIAIAEKGHEDRYRKLAANIDHEMVFRKDGTVAWRCRNCGYIHEGPEPPEECPACAHPQDYFEIKAENY, from the coding sequence ATGGAATTAAAAGGTAGTAAAACCGAAAAGAACCTGTTGAAGGCCTTTGCAGGTGAATCACAGGCAAGGAATCGATATACTTACTTTGCATCAGTTGCGAGAAAGGCAGGATATCAGCAGATCTCTGCTATCTTTTCTGAAACTGCTGATAATGAGAAAGAGCATGCAAAAAGACTCTTCAAGTTCCTTGAAGGGGGCGAGGTAGAAATCACTGCTTCCTATCCTGCAGGTATGATCTCTGACACAAGAGCAAATCTTGAATCTGCTGCACAAGGTGAGAACTACGAACACACAACAATGTATCCGGAGTTCGCGGAAGTGGCTGAAAAGGAAGGCTTCCTCGAGATCGCAGATGTGTTCAGGCACATAGCTATTGCAGAGAAAGGTCATGAAGATCGCTACCGGAAACTTGCTGCCAATATTGATCACGAAATGGTCTTCAGGAAAGATGGCACTGTTGCATGGAGGTGTCGAAATTGCGGATATATTCATGAAGGTCCCGAACCTCCTGAGGAATGTCCTGCATGTGCACATCCACAGGACTATTTCGAGATAAAGGCTGAGAACTATTGA
- the afpA gene encoding archaeoflavoprotein AfpA, with product MKRIAWGITGSGDQIVETYQVMRDIKERTDIDFMVFLSKEGETVMKWYRMWDDIQRDFPNFKTDAGPNSPFIAGPLQVGHYDALIIAPTTANSVAKIVYGIADTLVTNVVAQTAKGDTPIYILAVDQKRGSVETYAPNGRKMTLKMREVDVSNSEKLSQMENITLLEKPEDLYALVGLDKE from the coding sequence ATGAAACGTATAGCATGGGGGATTACAGGTTCAGGTGACCAGATCGTTGAGACATATCAGGTAATGCGTGATATTAAAGAACGTACTGATATCGATTTTATGGTATTCCTTTCAAAGGAAGGGGAGACTGTAATGAAATGGTATCGCATGTGGGACGATATTCAGAGGGATTTCCCGAACTTTAAGACCGATGCGGGTCCTAACTCACCATTTATTGCCGGTCCTCTTCAGGTAGGTCATTATGATGCTCTTATCATCGCACCGACTACGGCGAATAGTGTTGCCAAGATCGTCTATGGTATTGCTGACACTCTGGTAACCAATGTAGTTGCTCAAACTGCCAAGGGTGATACTCCGATCTATATTCTGGCAGTTGATCAGAAAAGAGGATCTGTGGAAACTTATGCGCCGAATGGGCGGAAAATGACGCTTAAGATGCGCGAGGTTGATGTGTCCAATTCGGAAAAGCTCTCACAGATGGAGAATATCACACTGCTTGAGAAACCCGAAGACCTCTATGCTCTTGTGGGTCTGGATAAAGAGTAA
- a CDS encoding DUF429 domain-containing protein, with amino-acid sequence MPSSPANPKTLVYGVDFSGSKTACKKIWVSRGTIHNKTLHINSCCPISNLMTNDIRKERDNCLSFLRDLISIETEAIFGLDLSLGLPQAMINYQSWESSILNFSKSYNSPEDFRNKCRNTMGNKEVKRKTEIQKKAPFCVYNLRLYRQTYYGIRYILEPLLKKKAARIIPMQEQVAGKASVIEICPACTLKRNGIYIPYKGKDNRELENRRIILSTIKTWKIELEEEVTKATLEDTEGDALDSILAAYAAYRALQKMESSTPLEEEYISEGMIYD; translated from the coding sequence ATGCCCTCATCCCCTGCCAACCCGAAAACCCTTGTTTATGGGGTAGACTTCAGCGGATCAAAGACCGCATGTAAGAAGATATGGGTCAGCAGAGGAACAATACATAACAAAACACTTCACATCAACAGTTGTTGCCCGATCTCCAACCTGATGACCAATGATATCAGGAAGGAAAGGGACAACTGCCTTTCTTTTCTCCGAGACCTCATTTCAATCGAAACAGAGGCCATCTTCGGCCTTGATCTTTCACTGGGCCTCCCCCAAGCAATGATCAATTACCAAAGTTGGGAAAGCTCGATACTGAACTTTTCAAAAAGTTACAACTCCCCTGAAGACTTTCGTAATAAATGTCGTAATACCATGGGAAATAAAGAAGTCAAGCGTAAAACTGAAATTCAGAAAAAAGCTCCATTTTGTGTTTACAACCTCAGGCTTTACAGGCAGACATACTACGGCATCAGATACATACTGGAACCATTGCTAAAGAAAAAGGCTGCCCGTATAATACCAATGCAAGAACAAGTTGCTGGCAAGGCTTCAGTGATAGAGATATGCCCGGCATGTACACTCAAGAGAAATGGCATTTACATACCTTACAAAGGAAAGGACAACAGGGAACTCGAAAACCGCCGAATCATACTATCCACCATAAAGACATGGAAAATAGAACTTGAAGAGGAAGTCACAAAAGCGACCCTTGAGGACACGGAAGGTGATGCCCTGGACAGTATACTTGCAGCATATGCAGCTTATCGTGCACTGCAGAAGATGGAAAGTAGCACACCCTTAGAAGAAGAATACATTTCAGAAGGGATGATCTACGACTAA
- a CDS encoding inositol-3-phosphate synthase yields MDKIKIAIAGIGNCASSLIQGLEYYKEKAEKDAIGLMHWDVGGYRPFDIEVVAAFDIDERKVGEDVADAIFAAPNCTTVFCPDVPKTGVKVTMGNIKDGVSEHMVNYEDDYRFIPSSKKESTDEEIVSVLKESGAEILLNFLPVGSEIATRFYAQCALDAGVAFINNMPIFIASNPEWAQKFEEKGIPIIGDDIKAQLGATITHRTLADLFRKRGVKVERTYQLNTGGNTDFLNMLNRDRLSSKKTSKTEAVQSVLAERLEDHNIHVGPSDYVPWQQDNKLCFLRMEGKLFGDVPMNLELRLSVEDSPNSAGVVIDAIRCCKIALDRGTGGILYSPASYFMKHPPKQFTDDDAYRMTNEFIEGTREN; encoded by the coding sequence CGCAATCGCAGGAATCGGTAACTGCGCAAGTTCACTGATCCAGGGTCTTGAGTACTACAAAGAAAAAGCGGAAAAAGATGCGATAGGACTAATGCATTGGGATGTTGGCGGGTACAGACCTTTTGATATTGAAGTAGTAGCAGCATTCGACATTGATGAGAGAAAGGTTGGAGAAGATGTTGCAGATGCTATTTTTGCAGCCCCTAACTGCACAACGGTCTTTTGTCCCGATGTGCCCAAGACCGGCGTAAAGGTCACAATGGGAAACATCAAGGATGGCGTCTCCGAACACATGGTGAACTATGAAGATGACTACAGATTCATCCCATCCTCCAAAAAAGAATCTACAGACGAGGAGATAGTCTCCGTATTAAAGGAATCCGGCGCAGAGATCCTTTTGAATTTCCTCCCAGTTGGTTCTGAAATTGCAACTCGTTTCTATGCACAATGTGCACTGGATGCTGGTGTTGCTTTTATCAACAACATGCCAATATTCATCGCAAGTAATCCTGAATGGGCACAAAAGTTCGAAGAAAAAGGAATCCCGATCATAGGGGACGACATTAAAGCACAACTTGGAGCCACCATTACACACCGAACCCTTGCAGATCTTTTCAGGAAGAGAGGAGTTAAGGTTGAGAGAACATACCAACTTAACACAGGCGGCAACACAGACTTCCTCAACATGCTCAACAGGGACAGGCTTTCTTCCAAGAAGACATCAAAGACAGAAGCTGTGCAGTCAGTACTTGCCGAGAGACTGGAAGATCACAATATCCACGTCGGACCAAGTGACTATGTTCCATGGCAGCAGGACAACAAACTATGCTTCCTCAGAATGGAAGGCAAGCTTTTCGGCGATGTGCCAATGAACCTCGAACTCCGCCTTTCAGTGGAAGATTCACCCAATTCTGCAGGAGTTGTCATTGATGCGATCCGCTGCTGCAAGATAGCATTGGACAGAGGAACAGGAGGAATCCTTTACTCCCCAGCTTCATATTTCATGAAGCACCCACCAAAGCAGTTCACTGATGATGATGCATATCGCATGACAAACGAATTTATCGAAGGCACAAGGGAAAATTAA